One part of the uncultured Bacteroides sp. genome encodes these proteins:
- a CDS encoding threonine/serine exporter family protein: MDIHAELKELSKFLSDYSTSLMAVGVHTSRIVRNTSRIAESFGYFVDMTIFQKTIIMTLRDKDNSHSYSTVNKIKPMALNFELNARLSTLSWEAYDEHLSMDELKAKYQEIISNPRMSKWMVLFLVACANASFCRLFTGDIQAMGIVFVATLAGFFIRQKLTEMHLNHLFVFIVSAFTASMIGCTAVLYNIGNTPDIALGTSVLYLVPGVPLINGVIDVIEGHVLAGVSRLINAALLIICLSIGLSLTLLLLGVNAL, from the coding sequence ATGGACATTCATGCAGAACTTAAAGAGTTATCGAAGTTTTTATCCGACTACTCTACCAGTCTAATGGCTGTAGGCGTACACACATCGCGTATTGTACGTAACACCTCCCGGATAGCCGAATCTTTTGGCTATTTCGTTGACATGACGATCTTTCAGAAAACCATTATTATGACTTTGAGAGACAAAGACAATTCACATTCTTACAGCACTGTGAATAAAATCAAGCCTATGGCCTTGAACTTTGAATTAAATGCCCGGCTCAGTACATTAAGTTGGGAAGCTTATGATGAGCATTTGTCTATGGATGAATTAAAAGCAAAATATCAGGAAATTATCAGTAACCCTCGTATGAGCAAATGGATGGTTCTTTTTCTGGTTGCATGTGCAAATGCATCTTTTTGCCGTCTATTTACTGGCGACATACAAGCAATGGGTATTGTTTTTGTTGCAACTTTAGCCGGTTTCTTTATTCGTCAGAAATTAACAGAAATGCATCTCAATCATTTATTTGTATTCATTGTTTCTGCATTTACCGCTTCCATGATAGGTTGTACAGCTGTACTATATAATATAGGAAATACTCCCGATATTGCTCTTGGAACAAGTGTCCTTTATCTCGTTCCCGGCGTTCCTCTCATTAATGGTGTTATTGATGTTATTGAAGGCCATGTTTTAGCTGGCGTTTCACGATTAATCAATGCAGCATTACTTATTATTTGCCTTTCTATAGGTTTGTCATTAACTTTATTATTGTTAGGAGTAAATGCATTATGA
- a CDS encoding AbgT family transporter has product MKNKLRMPHPATMFLLLTVAVIMLSWIFDIYGLRVINPQTGEVIRAQSLLGPEGIRWLLRHVITNFTGFAPLGMVMVAMFGVGVAEHSGFIGACIRRSLKKHHSQEGVILIVILLGVLSNIVGDAGYIILIPIAATLFQSVKLHPVAGIVTAYVSVACGFSANLFVSTLDPILARITQEAAATMTTYQGNVGALSNYYFMFASTFVVTAVIYYITKKSLLPTLGEYTGHAPYDNYKSLTRKEQRALMISLGAGIIYTLIIVLATFSPWGILRGITGSLTRSPFIFGVLFLISFGIGLMGTIYGFASGRYRRDSDVITGLSHPMQLLGVYFVIAFFAAQMFACFEYSRLDKCLAIMGANLLTSIHTSSFITLLLFILFTTTINLIMVSATAKWTFMAFIFVPMFAAMGINPDLTQCAFRIGDSATNAITPFLFYMPLILAYMQQYDKQANYSSLLKYTWRYSLAILVSWTAFFVVWYLLNIPLGI; this is encoded by the coding sequence ATGAAGAATAAATTGCGAATGCCTCACCCGGCTACCATGTTTTTACTGCTCACCGTAGCAGTTATCATGCTTTCGTGGATATTTGATATCTACGGACTTCGCGTGATTAATCCTCAGACGGGTGAAGTTATCCGCGCACAAAGTCTCTTAGGTCCCGAAGGAATCCGCTGGTTATTGCGTCATGTAATTACTAATTTTACCGGATTTGCTCCTTTGGGAATGGTTATGGTGGCTATGTTCGGTGTAGGTGTGGCAGAGCATTCCGGTTTTATTGGAGCTTGTATAAGAAGAAGTCTGAAAAAGCATCACAGTCAGGAAGGGGTAATCCTAATCGTTATTTTGCTAGGAGTTCTTTCCAATATTGTGGGCGATGCAGGATATATTATCCTTATACCAATTGCTGCCACCTTGTTTCAATCGGTCAAACTACATCCTGTAGCAGGAATAGTAACCGCCTACGTATCTGTTGCCTGTGGATTTAGTGCAAATCTGTTTGTCAGTACACTCGATCCAATTCTGGCACGAATAACCCAGGAAGCAGCAGCAACCATGACTACTTATCAGGGAAATGTAGGTGCACTATCTAACTACTATTTTATGTTTGCCTCTACGTTTGTTGTTACAGCTGTAATTTACTATATTACCAAAAAGAGTCTTTTACCAACATTAGGCGAATACACAGGACATGCACCTTATGATAATTATAAATCGCTCACACGAAAAGAGCAACGTGCATTAATGATATCTCTTGGAGCCGGAATTATTTATACGCTGATCATTGTTTTGGCAACCTTTTCTCCGTGGGGAATTTTGAGAGGAATAACCGGTAGTTTAACTCGCTCTCCATTTATTTTTGGAGTATTATTCCTTATTTCCTTTGGCATTGGCTTGATGGGAACTATCTATGGATTTGCATCCGGACGCTACCGCAGAGATTCTGACGTTATAACCGGACTATCACACCCTATGCAGTTGCTGGGTGTGTATTTTGTTATTGCCTTTTTTGCGGCACAGATGTTTGCTTGTTTTGAATACTCCCGTCTGGACAAATGTCTGGCGATAATGGGAGCAAACCTTCTGACTTCAATTCATACAAGCAGCTTTATAACCTTGTTGTTATTTATCTTGTTTACAACGACGATTAACCTCATAATGGTTTCTGCAACGGCAAAGTGGACCTTTATGGCCTTTATATTTGTTCCGATGTTCGCCGCAATGGGAATCAACCCCGACTTAACTCAGTGTGCCTTCCGTATTGGAGACAGTGCCACTAATGCAATTACACCGTTCTTGTTCTATATGCCTTTAATTTTGGCATATATGCAGCAATATGATAAGCAAGCTAATTACAGTTCCTTGCTGAAATATACCTGGCGCTATTCGCTTGCTATATTAGTATCCTGGACAGCCTTTTTCGTCGTTTGGTATTTACTCAATATTCCGTTGGGAATATAA
- a CDS encoding DUF6064 family protein, with translation MDIFWNTIAQYNAGTWIYQIFISVIAIILTYFLFKHPTQIVKSAMKLFMVFLNTWIAVVYYSIYCEPRSYNNMFVVYWTIMALFWLYDLFFGHTSFERSYKYDKLAIMLCILPFIYPIISLIRGLHFPMMTSPVMPCSVAIFTIGLLLAHSKKINIFLVMFLTHWALIGFTKVYFFQLPEDFLLASSAVPALYLFYKEYINSNLHISRKPKAKILNLLLILLCCIIGLSFTITLIHELCEMPRI, from the coding sequence ATGGATATTTTTTGGAATACAATTGCTCAGTATAATGCAGGAACCTGGATATATCAGATATTTATATCAGTTATTGCAATTATACTAACTTACTTCTTATTTAAACATCCTACTCAAATTGTAAAATCGGCTATGAAACTATTCATGGTATTTCTAAATACATGGATCGCAGTTGTCTACTACTCTATTTATTGTGAGCCAAGAAGCTATAACAATATGTTTGTTGTATATTGGACAATAATGGCACTGTTCTGGTTGTATGATTTGTTTTTTGGTCATACATCCTTTGAACGATCATATAAATACGATAAGCTAGCTATAATGCTTTGTATATTGCCGTTTATTTATCCGATAATCTCTTTGATACGCGGCCTTCACTTTCCAATGATGACTTCGCCTGTTATGCCTTGCTCGGTTGCTATTTTCACAATTGGATTATTACTTGCTCATTCTAAAAAAATAAATATCTTTTTAGTTATGTTTTTAACTCACTGGGCTTTAATTGGTTTTACAAAGGTATATTTCTTTCAGTTACCTGAAGATTTTCTTTTAGCTAGCTCAGCAGTTCCGGCTTTATACCTTTTCTATAAAGAGTATATCAATTCAAATCTGCATATCTCAAGAAAGCCAAAAGCTAAAATTCTGAATTTGCTATTGATCTTGCTATGCTGTATTATCGGATTATCTTTCACGATTACCTTGATACATGAATTGTGCGAAATGCCGCGCATTTGA
- a CDS encoding sugar kinase: MGKKVVTFGEIMLRLATPGYLRFSQAKEFNATFGGGEANVAVSLANYGLETEFVTRLPKNDIAESCIMDLRSHNVGTKEIIFGGDRVGIYFLETGAVARASKVVYDRANSSISTIQPGMINWKEVFKDAQWFHWTGITPALSQGAADACLEAIKVANEMGVTVSTDLNYRKNLWKYGKTAAEVMPALVEGCDVILGNEEDCEKVFGVKPEGFDVAATHGEVNAAEFESVCTQMMAKFPRAKKVIITLRGSINANHNTWGGVLYSDGSLKQSKRYDITHIVDRVGGGDSFMGGLVYGLISYPNDDQKALEFAVAASCLKHTIYGDFNLVTVSEVENLMKGDGSGRVSR; the protein is encoded by the coding sequence ATGGGAAAGAAAGTTGTTACTTTTGGGGAAATTATGTTGCGTTTGGCAACTCCTGGTTATTTAAGATTTTCACAAGCAAAGGAATTTAATGCTACATTTGGTGGTGGTGAAGCTAATGTTGCAGTCTCTTTGGCGAACTATGGCTTGGAAACTGAATTTGTGACTCGTCTACCTAAAAATGACATCGCAGAATCTTGCATTATGGACTTACGTTCTCACAACGTTGGAACTAAAGAAATTATCTTCGGTGGTGATCGTGTAGGTATTTATTTCCTTGAAACAGGTGCTGTTGCTCGTGCTTCAAAAGTAGTTTATGACCGTGCAAACTCTTCAATATCAACTATTCAGCCAGGTATGATTAACTGGAAAGAAGTATTCAAAGATGCTCAATGGTTCCACTGGACTGGTATTACTCCAGCTTTGTCACAAGGTGCTGCTGATGCTTGTCTTGAAGCTATCAAAGTTGCTAATGAAATGGGTGTAACTGTTTCTACTGACCTTAACTACCGCAAAAACCTTTGGAAGTATGGTAAAACTGCTGCAGAAGTTATGCCTGCATTAGTTGAAGGTTGTGATGTGATTCTTGGTAACGAAGAAGATTGCGAAAAAGTATTTGGTGTTAAACCAGAAGGATTTGATGTTGCTGCAACTCACGGTGAAGTTAATGCTGCTGAATTTGAATCAGTATGTACTCAGATGATGGCTAAATTCCCACGTGCTAAGAAAGTAATTATTACTCTTCGTGGTTCTATCAACGCTAACCACAATACTTGGGGTGGTGTTCTATACTCTGATGGTTCATTGAAACAATCTAAGAGATATGACATTACTCACATCGTTGACCGTGTAGGTGGTGGTGACTCATTTATGGGTGGTCTTGTTTACGGTTTGATTTCTTATCCAAACGATGATCAGAAAGCTTTGGAATTCGCAGTTGCTGCATCTTGCCTAAAACATACAATTTATGGTGACTTTAACCTTGTAACTGTTTCTGAAGTTGAAAACTTAATGAAAGGTGACGGTTCTGGCCGTGTTTCTCGTTAA
- a CDS encoding bifunctional 4-hydroxy-2-oxoglutarate aldolase/2-dehydro-3-deoxy-phosphogluconate aldolase — translation MARFSKIQVLNAMASTGMVPVFYNKDVELAKNVVKACYEGGVRAFEFTNRGDFAQEVFAELVKWAAKECPDMILGIGSIVDPATAAMYIQLGANFIVGPLFNPEIAKVCNRRLIPYTPGCGSVSEIGFAQEVGCDLCKVFPAGNVGGPSFVKNVKAPMPWSMLMVTGGVEPTKDNLTAWIKAGVTCVGMGSNLFPKDVVAANDWAWVTAKCKEAFGYIEEARK, via the coding sequence ATGGCAAGATTTTCAAAAATACAAGTGCTTAATGCTATGGCAAGCACAGGGATGGTTCCCGTTTTCTATAATAAAGATGTTGAATTAGCAAAGAATGTTGTAAAAGCATGCTATGAAGGTGGTGTTCGTGCATTCGAATTCACTAACCGTGGCGATTTTGCACAAGAAGTATTTGCAGAATTAGTAAAATGGGCTGCAAAAGAATGTCCTGATATGATTCTGGGAATTGGTTCTATCGTTGATCCTGCTACTGCAGCAATGTATATTCAATTAGGTGCTAACTTTATTGTTGGTCCATTGTTCAACCCAGAAATTGCTAAAGTTTGTAACCGTCGTTTAATTCCATACACTCCAGGTTGTGGTTCTGTATCAGAAATCGGTTTCGCACAGGAAGTAGGATGTGATCTTTGCAAAGTATTCCCTGCTGGAAACGTTGGTGGTCCTTCATTCGTTAAGAATGTAAAAGCTCCAATGCCTTGGTCTATGTTAATGGTTACAGGTGGTGTTGAACCAACAAAAGATAACCTTACTGCATGGATTAAAGCTGGCGTAACTTGTGTAGGTATGGGTTCAAACCTTTTCCCAAAAGATGTAGTTGCTGCTAATGATTGGGCATGGGTAACAGCTAAATGTAAAGAAGCTTTCGGATATATTGAAGAAGCTCGCAAATAA
- a CDS encoding DUF5113 domain-containing protein encodes MNKLRNILYFLTVILALSVFYSCTGTPSAQEVRLLDSLNQRSYDLRYKQLDSSYKEALLAINYADEYDQGKAEAYNNLGFCAFMQMNFDAAEKYYKKVYKITQNELELVIADIGLMKIYQRTSMNKEYYDCRNSAVRRMKRIDEDQSVFVDVHDKKRLNYARSEFFIVSSIYYFYLQQQSEAIQSINQVQDSDLASDTAQILYYDYIKGSAELFEKKDAEQNNITEFDELFKCWNMSRNQYIYFEANSLQGISSLFENRDIFNLIFHERPKAIQTLNSYYHFTKNEVTETDTILPLNLARVALEKFKKYKDIYQIAGAYVTIGRYYNMHGRYSVALDTLRKALDCVNKHHKLYYKNGKSTVDQLKPFSEQDTIYTELSWISKNNVKTVPEWIARIREQLSVTYSGLGMKVPSNYNRNIYLDILDYTRQDKELESRSQELEKEDRQLNILSLFVFSGFVLLIFLFWVLNSRSKTRNKKHTERLRTTLEVCQRITASIPIDIGSTDEIVSAVGTAIQADLKHLFHAYSLRIGIFDPESEEFIYPSIDEDIIEDELVENDLIKSSFNLFLPKEETPIGVIELYTRHKITKDEKALMNVITPYIAWTLGNGLTFISLGDERIKLEKQRYVYEQHIADNKRQNLIKKSCMAIVYGITPFMDRIINEVHKLTAKGYIQDEAIKTEKYQYIDELVTKINEYNDILALWIKMKQGSLNLNIENFELNELFDVLAKGRKTFEMKHQAFKVEPTKAIVKADKALTMFMINTLTENARKYTPEGGTIQVSAKTEDDYVEISVSDTGRGISQEDVARILGEKVYDSSQIGMESTDKEELLKNKGHGFGLMNCKGIIEKYRKTNDLFKVCMFSIESTPGKGSKFYFRLPTGIRKTLGILLCLFITTGLFSCSKLERPVTKEYHPADSTSVTSDKTYDKLLNEASLYADTVYYCNVIENYPLALQYADSAIARLNKHYLKNYRNKRNIMTLTGNGISSEINWWNGLVDTDYYVILDIRNEAAVAFLALKQWDNYQYNNTAYSRLYKLVSEDYSLEEYCRNLEHSTNNKVVAVILFILILIVFFIGYYLLYIRKRLINRWNLEQVLEINKQVLNSTLTSNDIPRSIVDNCFDGINELLTIDMLSIGVYNEDSHKLEFAYFPHQMEWNDTSVEIQGEHETLTEVMQRCFDSQKYSAGKLQSIPFYDNNLYDIYVQALPLMVEVGETSRCVGVLAFSRQNDEERESNRLLIELITNYVAIVVFNAVVKLATKYRDIESAEEDTYRASWEDSLLHVQNMVLDNCLSTIKHETIYYPSKIKNIIDKLAKKSFTPEEEKENIQTISELIDYYKGIFNILSSCAAKQLEEVTFRRGNVEVDELVTHAQKYFRKMSKRLQSSVTFHAESCSEKVIGDVIQLKFLLENLIDECLTVPEDGEVILETKADGEYVRFLFTDRRREKTIEELNQLFYPDLARMTASEDGTLKGTEYLICKQIIRDHDEFAGLRGCRINAEPSPEGGFTVYFTIPKRKVSLGKTKGINKEKQ; translated from the coding sequence ATGAATAAACTCCGCAATATACTTTACTTTCTTACAGTAATACTGGCGCTTTCAGTATTCTATTCTTGTACGGGAACACCTTCTGCACAGGAAGTGCGTTTATTGGATTCTCTTAACCAACGTTCCTACGATTTACGTTATAAGCAACTTGATTCATCATATAAAGAAGCACTTCTGGCAATTAATTATGCAGATGAATACGATCAAGGTAAAGCTGAAGCTTATAATAATCTGGGATTTTGTGCTTTCATGCAGATGAATTTTGATGCGGCAGAGAAATACTATAAAAAAGTATATAAAATAACTCAGAATGAGCTGGAACTGGTTATAGCCGATATAGGATTAATGAAAATATACCAACGGACATCCATGAATAAGGAGTATTACGACTGTAGGAACAGTGCGGTCCGAAGAATGAAACGTATTGATGAGGATCAGTCGGTTTTTGTTGATGTGCACGATAAGAAACGTTTGAATTATGCTCGCTCTGAATTTTTCATTGTATCGTCAATCTACTATTTTTATTTGCAGCAGCAAAGCGAAGCTATTCAATCTATTAATCAGGTTCAGGACTCAGACCTGGCCTCTGATACGGCGCAAATTCTCTACTATGATTATATTAAAGGTTCTGCAGAACTGTTTGAAAAGAAAGATGCTGAGCAGAATAATATTACAGAATTTGATGAACTGTTCAAGTGCTGGAATATGAGTCGCAATCAATATATTTATTTTGAAGCGAACAGCCTGCAGGGAATCTCGTCTTTATTTGAAAACAGAGATATATTTAATCTGATTTTTCATGAGCGCCCCAAAGCTATCCAGACCTTAAATTCGTATTATCACTTTACGAAAAATGAAGTAACAGAGACCGATACCATTTTACCCTTAAACCTTGCCCGAGTTGCTCTCGAAAAATTCAAGAAATATAAAGATATTTACCAGATTGCCGGAGCATACGTAACCATCGGACGTTATTATAATATGCATGGTCGTTATAGTGTGGCGCTGGATACTTTAAGAAAAGCACTGGATTGCGTAAATAAACACCATAAGCTTTACTATAAAAACGGAAAAAGCACAGTCGATCAGCTAAAACCTTTCTCCGAACAAGATACTATATATACAGAACTTAGCTGGATTTCGAAGAATAACGTTAAGACTGTGCCCGAATGGATTGCCCGTATCCGCGAGCAGTTAAGCGTTACTTATTCCGGATTGGGAATGAAGGTGCCTTCCAACTATAACCGGAATATTTATCTCGATATTCTTGATTATACTCGTCAGGATAAAGAGCTGGAAAGCCGTTCGCAGGAACTGGAAAAAGAAGACAGACAATTGAATATCCTTTCTCTATTTGTCTTTAGTGGTTTCGTTTTATTGATTTTCCTTTTCTGGGTATTGAATTCACGCTCAAAGACGCGAAACAAAAAGCATACTGAGCGATTAAGAACCACGCTAGAGGTTTGCCAACGCATAACTGCTTCTATTCCTATAGATATAGGAAGTACAGACGAAATTGTTTCAGCTGTTGGAACGGCTATTCAGGCTGACTTAAAACATCTGTTTCATGCTTATTCATTACGCATTGGCATATTTGATCCGGAGTCTGAAGAATTTATATATCCATCTATTGATGAAGATATCATTGAGGACGAACTGGTTGAAAACGATTTAATTAAATCTTCGTTCAATCTCTTTTTACCGAAAGAGGAAACTCCCATTGGAGTTATTGAGCTTTACACCCGTCACAAAATTACCAAAGACGAAAAAGCTCTGATGAATGTTATTACACCTTATATTGCCTGGACTCTGGGTAACGGACTTACCTTTATTTCGCTGGGTGATGAAAGAATTAAACTTGAGAAACAACGCTATGTGTATGAGCAGCACATTGCCGATAATAAACGTCAGAATCTGATTAAGAAGTCTTGTATGGCTATTGTTTATGGTATTACTCCGTTTATGGACCGCATTATTAACGAAGTACATAAGCTTACTGCCAAAGGTTATATACAAGATGAAGCTATTAAGACAGAGAAATATCAGTATATAGATGAGCTAGTTACCAAGATTAATGAGTATAATGATATTCTGGCGCTTTGGATCAAAATGAAACAAGGTTCATTAAATCTGAATATCGAGAACTTTGAATTGAATGAGCTTTTTGATGTATTGGCTAAAGGTAGAAAAACCTTTGAAATGAAACATCAGGCTTTCAAAGTAGAACCTACAAAGGCTATTGTTAAAGCAGATAAGGCTCTGACAATGTTCATGATTAATACTCTTACTGAAAACGCACGGAAATATACTCCTGAAGGTGGAACTATTCAGGTTAGCGCTAAAACAGAAGATGATTATGTGGAAATTTCTGTGTCAGATACCGGCAGGGGAATATCTCAGGAAGATGTTGCGCGAATATTGGGTGAAAAAGTCTACGACTCCAGCCAGATTGGAATGGAATCTACCGATAAGGAGGAACTGCTGAAGAATAAAGGTCACGGATTTGGGTTGATGAATTGCAAAGGTATTATTGAAAAATACCGTAAGACAAACGATCTTTTCAAGGTTTGTATGTTTAGTATTGAGAGTACTCCGGGCAAGGGAAGTAAATTTTATTTCCGCCTGCCTACAGGTATTCGCAAAACACTGGGTATATTACTTTGCTTATTTATAACTACCGGACTTTTCTCTTGCAGCAAACTGGAAAGACCTGTAACTAAAGAATATCATCCGGCAGATTCAACTTCAGTAACATCTGATAAAACTTATGACAAGCTGCTGAATGAAGCTTCGCTCTACGCAGACACCGTTTATTATTGCAATGTAATTGAGAACTATCCGCTTGCATTGCAGTATGCCGATTCTGCCATTGCCCGATTGAACAAGCATTATTTAAAAAATTATCGAAACAAACGTAATATAATGACCTTAACCGGGAATGGCATTTCCTCCGAAATTAATTGGTGGAACGGACTGGTCGATACCGATTATTATGTTATTCTGGATATTAGAAACGAAGCTGCTGTAGCTTTTCTGGCATTAAAGCAATGGGATAATTATCAATATAACAATACTGCTTATTCACGGCTTTATAAATTGGTAAGTGAGGATTATTCCCTCGAGGAATATTGCCGTAATCTGGAGCATTCCACCAACAATAAAGTGGTGGCAGTTATTTTGTTTATATTGATTCTGATTGTCTTTTTTATAGGATATTATCTGCTCTATATCCGTAAACGATTAATAAACAGATGGAACCTTGAACAAGTACTCGAGATAAACAAACAAGTACTGAATTCAACCTTAACGTCCAACGATATTCCCCGTAGCATTGTAGATAATTGCTTTGATGGAATAAATGAATTGCTAACGATTGACATGCTGAGTATCGGGGTTTATAATGAAGATAGTCATAAACTCGAATTTGCTTATTTTCCGCATCAAATGGAGTGGAATGATACTTCTGTTGAAATTCAGGGAGAGCATGAAACACTGACCGAAGTAATGCAACGTTGCTTCGATTCGCAAAAATATTCTGCCGGGAAATTACAGTCAATACCGTTTTATGATAATAATCTGTATGATATATATGTGCAAGCTCTTCCGTTGATGGTTGAAGTAGGAGAGACGTCCCGTTGTGTTGGTGTTCTTGCCTTCTCCAGACAAAACGATGAAGAGCGCGAAAGCAACCGTTTGCTTATTGAATTGATAACCAATTATGTGGCAATTGTGGTGTTTAATGCTGTTGTGAAACTTGCTACAAAGTACAGAGATATTGAATCGGCCGAAGAAGATACTTACAGGGCTTCGTGGGAAGATAGTTTACTTCATGTTCAGAATATGGTGCTCGATAACTGTCTCTCTACAATAAAACACGAAACAATTTATTACCCAAGCAAAATAAAGAATATTATAGATAAACTGGCTAAGAAATCATTTACTCCTGAGGAAGAAAAAGAAAATATTCAAACCATAAGTGAACTGATTGATTACTATAAAGGTATATTTAATATTCTAAGTTCCTGTGCTGCAAAGCAGTTGGAAGAAGTAACATTCCGCCGTGGAAACGTAGAGGTTGATGAACTGGTAACACATGCGCAGAAATATTTCCGAAAAATGAGTAAACGACTCCAAAGTTCCGTAACTTTCCACGCAGAAAGTTGTAGTGAAAAGGTTATCGGAGATGTAATTCAATTAAAATTCCTGCTAGAGAACTTAATTGACGAGTGCCTTACCGTTCCTGAAGATGGAGAAGTAATCCTTGAAACCAAGGCAGATGGCGAGTATGTTCGTTTCTTGTTCACTGACAGAAGACGTGAGAAAACTATAGAAGAACTTAATCAGCTTTTTTATCCCGATTTGGCCCGCATGACAGCCTCCGAAGATGGTACGCTAAAGGGAACTGAATACTTGATTTGCAAACAGATTATCCGCGACCACGACGAGTTTGCTGGTTTACGTGGCTGTAGAATAAATGCTGAGCCATCACCGGAAGGAGGGTTTACCGTCTACTTTACTATACCAAAACGTAAAGTAAGCTTAGGTAAAACAAAAGGAATTAACAAAGAAAAGCAGTAG
- a CDS encoding threonine/serine exporter family protein, which yields MINYDFIEAIIFDGLFAAIASIGFAVISNPPRKAILVSAFLAAVGHGLRYCLLHSTSLDIASASFIAAFSIGMLSIFFAKRIHCPAEVFSFPSLLPMIPGMFAYKTILALVKFIQCKDDSASVDIIVAIFRNGLTATFVMFALVVGVAVPMFIFHKQSFAVTRILKLVKKDR from the coding sequence ATGATAAATTATGATTTTATTGAAGCCATTATATTTGATGGTCTTTTTGCAGCAATTGCATCGATTGGATTTGCTGTAATCTCTAATCCTCCACGCAAAGCGATTCTTGTATCTGCATTTTTAGCAGCTGTTGGTCACGGACTACGTTATTGTTTGTTGCACAGCACTTCATTGGATATTGCTTCGGCATCGTTTATTGCAGCATTTTCTATTGGTATGCTAAGCATTTTCTTTGCAAAGAGAATACATTGTCCGGCAGAGGTTTTTTCTTTCCCTTCTCTTTTACCTATGATCCCTGGAATGTTTGCATATAAAACAATTCTTGCTCTAGTGAAATTTATTCAATGCAAAGATGATTCAGCATCAGTCGATATAATAGTAGCAATATTCAGAAATGGCTTAACTGCTACTTTTGTTATGTTCGCTTTAGTGGTTGGAGTTGCAGTACCTATGTTTATCTTCCATAAACAATCATTTGCTGTAACACGTATTTTGAAGCTAGTTAAAAAAGATAGATAA
- a CDS encoding DUF5932 domain-containing protein, translating to MEDKKFKVIIVEDVKLELKGTEEIFRHEIPSAEVIGTAMTEKEFWPLIEVQVPDMVLLDLGLGGSTTIGVDICKNLRKKYKDVRVLIFTGEVLNEKLWVDVLNAGADGIILKTGELLTKTDVQAVMDGKKLVFNYPILEKIVDRFKKSVTNDALRQEAVIDYDIDEYDERFLRHLALGYTKDMIANLKGMPFGVKSLEKRQNDLVARLFGPGERVGVNATRLVVRALELRIIDLDNLEADEE from the coding sequence ATGGAAGATAAGAAATTTAAAGTTATCATTGTAGAAGATGTAAAGCTGGAGCTTAAAGGAACAGAAGAGATATTTCGTCACGAAATACCCAGTGCCGAAGTAATTGGTACAGCGATGACCGAAAAAGAATTCTGGCCACTGATAGAAGTTCAGGTGCCCGACATGGTTTTGCTCGATCTTGGGTTAGGAGGTTCAACAACCATTGGTGTAGATATCTGCAAAAACCTACGTAAAAAGTACAAAGATGTACGGGTCTTGATATTTACAGGCGAAGTGCTCAATGAAAAACTGTGGGTGGATGTACTTAATGCAGGAGCAGACGGAATTATTCTGAAGACAGGCGAGCTGCTTACCAAGACAGATGTTCAAGCTGTAATGGATGGCAAGAAACTGGTATTCAATTATCCTATTCTGGAAAAGATTGTAGATCGTTTCAAGAAGTCGGTAACCAACGATGCTTTGCGTCAGGAAGCTGTAATAGACTATGATATTGACGAATATGATGAGCGTTTCCTTCGCCACCTTGCCTTAGGATATACCAAAGATATGATTGCCAACTTGAAAGGTATGCCTTTTGGCGTAAAATCCTTGGAGAAACGACAGAACGATTTGGTTGCACGTTTGTTTGGTCCTGGTGAACGGGTAGGAGTGAATGCCACTCGTCTGGTGGTTCGTGCACTTGAACTTCGTATCATAGATCTTGATAATCTTGAAGCAGATGAAGAATAA